ATAATGAATGGCTTGTGCAGATCGGCATTCTGAAAATGCGGCTGCCGGAATCAGATCTGTCCTACATCAAGCCGGAGAAGCAGAAAGAGCCGGCAGCGATGACGACGATCCGCAATCGCGACAGCTATGTGAAAATGGAACTCGATCTCCGCGGTGAGCGCTACGAAGATGCCATTTCCCGCGTCGAAAAGTATATCGATGATGCCCTGCTTTCGAATTACCATCAAGTGTCGATCATTCACGGCAAAGGGACCGGCGCACTCCGGGAAGGCGTTCAGAAATACCTGAAGAAACACCCGCGCGTGAAAAACTACCGATACGGGGAAGCAGGCGAAGGCGGATCAGGTGTGACAGTCGCTGAGCTGAAATAAAGAAGTCACAGAGAAGGGGCCGATTATGGAAGAGTCAAGCTTCTGGACGCATCCGCTGGTGGAAACGGCCGGATATTTCAGCGTATTCATGCTGTGTCTGGTCGTAGCGATGGTCGTTTTTGAACTCGTAACGAAGTACAAAAACTGGGAAGAAATTCAAAAAGGAAACATAGCTGTCGCACTGGCTACAGGCGGGAAAATTTTCGGCGTAGCGAATATTTTCCGCTATTCGATCGAGAATCAC
Above is a genomic segment from Planococcus lenghuensis containing:
- a CDS encoding DUF350 domain-containing protein, which codes for MEESSFWTHPLVETAGYFSVFMLCLVVAMVVFELVTKYKNWEEIQKGNIAVALATGGKIFGVANIFRYSIENHSSLPEMIGWGMYGFVLLILAYFLFEFLTPKFKIDDEIERDNRSVGFISLVLSVGLSFVIGASIS